The genomic stretch ATAAGAAAGCAGTCAGAATCGAATATAAATAAAGACCTTTATGAATCAGCAACGGAACTGCAATGATATTGCTCATATTCAGCAAAATCCAGTTTTCAATTTTCCTTCTTGCCATCAGCCACATTCCGGCCCAGGCAAAAGCACTTACCAGAGAATCCAAAACCGGAACATCAGAATCGGTAAAGTGGGTCAGAAAAAACCAGAAAAGGCAGAATGTTCCTATTACAATTCCTGTGGTAATTAATTTTTCCTGACTGGTAGTTTCAGAAATATCTGTTTCTGTTTTCCGTTTTCCGAATTTCCAATACAGCCATCCGTAAATACTCATCGCTAAATAATAGAGATTTAAAGTAAACTCAGCATAAAGCTTAGCGAAAAACATCACATATAGCGAAAGTAAAATTCCGGCAATCCCGAAAAGGTAGTTATTGGAATTATTTTTACGTGCCAATAACACCTGAACTACTGAAAAGAAGACGCCAAGCCATTCCTGCCATGTTGTCTGTTGTAAAATTTCCTGCATCAAATTAACTTACCTAAATTAAATGATGAGATGATGAATCAAAAAAATCCCTACGTCGGCATTATCCGAATCAGGTGTGGAAAAATTTCCCGGGTATCATCTCAGCCGCTATTGCAGCACCCCATTGAGAACACAAATTTGATGTTTTTTGTTGACAATAAAAAATAAATCGGCTATTCTTTTATTGCAAAAGAAAAACAAAAGATCTTTTGCAATTAGAGAACATTAGTTTATCTATTAAAACTATCTAAACTTTTTATTGAACGATAAAGTTTCATAACACTTAAGTTATCTTAATTGAAAATATTTATAAAGGAATACAGCTAAGATCTTCATCTTTAACAGTCTTTTCTGCTGTATTATTCTAAATTTCTAAAGTGAAGCTGTTTTTTCATAATACTGGTTTTATTTAATAAGTCTTATTTTCATGTTTATTCGATAAAACTTTAAAATAGTTCTTAATATCAATCATTCTTTCATTCAAGGAATAACCAAAACAAGAACAAACTTATGGAGTTTGTTCTTGTTTATAATTTTAAAAGTTTTTAAAGACTAATCTTTTGCCTGAGAAATTCTTGTTATACTATCAATAGTAGCATCCATTGCTGTATCTGATTTTATTTTAATGGTATACCCACTGCCAATAGATAAATTATCCGCAACAGTAACCAGATAAAAAACAAGATCTCCTGAAGTGACTCCATTGGGTGCAACAGCTGTCTGATCTATAGAAAATGTTGATGGGGGAACCGGATTTGAAAGGTTAATCGTTACAAAGGCTACAGAACCATTATTTTTATTCTTATAACTTACAATCACACGCCACATGTGAACTTGTCCGGCAATAGGATTTTCCAAAAATCTTCCCGTTGTTGGATTATAAATATCTGCAGGCACAGGAGATACAATATTTTCCGGCCAGCTTGTTGTAGGAGGTGCAGCAAAATCGGTTGCCATACTCATGGGAGTCTGATACACTATATTTTCGTAAGTGCTTAGAGGAACACCTCCTGAAGATTTAAAGGAAAATGTAGGTTTAACTCCCGCTCCACTGTTAATTTTAACAACTCCTTCATTAGCGGTTGTTAAAGTCTGAGAAGAAACAACAGTACTCCATTGGGTACCATCAAAATACCGTAAAGTTTTGAAATTAGAATCGTAAATAACCATTCCTGCTACTGGTGAACTTACATTAGCTGGAGGATTGGCATTTCTGGGTAATACAACAGCAGAATTGGATGAAATAACATCTAAAACTCCCTGAGGGCTCGTTGTATTAATACCTACCTGTGCAAACGTAAATGAGGAACATAAAATACTGATTAATAAATTGCAATTTTTCATGGTTTGTTTTTTTTATTTTTCACAACTAAATTACAAAAAAAACACAACATAGTGAAATATAAATAAATATATTTAAATGAATATAAGATATTTACCAAACAAAAATCACAAAATCTTAATTATAGATAAATATAATATGACTACAAATTAATAGATATACTTATCAGAATCCTACCCATTTACAAACGGATAATTCTGTATCTTTGTGACATTAGAAATTCCTAACTGGTTTTTATAAAATCAAATTATATAATATAAAGAAGGCCAACCTCAATGAAGAAGACAATAAAAAGAACATTCAGAGTATCAAAATATGTGATTTATAAGGAAACGCTAGTTGATTACAAGGAGCATTTCTGGTCATTCTTAGGTGCTTTTTTCGGAATTGGACTCATTGCATTTATCCAGTCTCGCTCTTTAGCAGAAACCGAAAATATATTCCTGATTGGTTCTTTTGGGGCCTCCAGTGTTCTTATCTATGGGGCAATCCAAAGTCCTCTGGCTCAGCCTAGAAATTTAGTAGGCGGGCATGTTCTTTCTGCATTGGTTGGAGTTACAGTCTATAAAATTGTCCCGGACATTATATGGATTTCTGCTCCTTTAGCTGTGGCCTTTTCTATTGTATTGATGCAGTACACAAAAACCCTGCATCCACCGGGCGGAGCAACAGCTCTGATTGCGGTGAGCTCAACCGGAAAAATTCCGGAATTGGGGTATTGGTATGTTATCTCTCCGGTTCTTTCGGGGTGTATCATCCTGTTGCTTGTGGCTTTATTTTTTAATAATATAACGCCCAACAGAAGCTATCCTTCGCACAGCAGGTTTATGAGATTGCTAAGAAAAAAACATGCTCATGGTCACAAAGTGAAAAAATAAATATTATGAATTGCCTGGAATGTGGCGAAAAAATCATCGGAAGGTCAGATAAAAAATTCTGCAACGATGCCTGCCGTAATGCCTATAACAACAAGCAGAACAAAGATTCTACTAATCTGATGCGGAATATCAATAATAAGCTCCGCAAAAATTACAGGATCCTTACGGAAGTAAATATTGAGGGTAAAACAAAAATTGCCCGATCCAAATTGGACAGTCTTGGCTTTGATTTTGATTATTTCACCAATATAAAAGTGTATAAAAACGGTTCTGAATATAAGTTTATTTACGATTACGGTTATAAGCTTTTAGAAGAAGACTTTATTCTGATCGTTAAAAATCAGGCATAATTCACACCACCACAAAATAGATCATTATGAAAGAAGTTGTTTTGATTACCGGAGCAAACGGCCTTATTGCAAAAGAACTGGCAAAAAAAATCGGGAATGAATTTGAGGTAAGGTTTCTTACCCGGAAAAAAAGACAAGCGAATGACTATGAATGGGATCTTACCAAAGGAACCATTGATGAATCCGCTTTGGTAAATGTTTCCCACATTATTCATCTTGCCGGTGCTAACATCTCAGAAAAACGCTGGACTGCAGAAAGAAAAAAAGAACTGATTGCCAGCAGAGTGGATTCTGCCACGTTATTACGAAATACATTAAGAAAAAAAGAGATTAAATTAAAATCTTTTATCTCTGCATCCGGTATTAATTTTTACGGAACGCTGACTACAGAAAAAATATATTCGGAGAACGATCCACCGGGACATGATTTCCTTAGCGAAGTTGTGGTCCTTTGGGAAAGAGCAGCCGATCATTTTAAAGAACATAATCTTGCAGAAAGAATTGTAAAAATCCGGACTGCGGTTGTTCTTTCTGAAAAGGAAGGGGCTTTAAAGAAAATGCTTCCCCCAATACAATACGGCATTGGCTCTGCTTTGGGGAGCGGTGAACAATATATGCCCTGGATTCATATTGAAGATATCTGTTCCATCTATGAATTCGCTTTAAAGCATCCTACTCTCCACGGTGCCTATAATGCTGTTTCACCTCAGCATGCGACCAATTCAGATTTAACCAAAGCAATTGCTGAAGTACTGAAAAAACCTTTATTCATGCCCAATGTTCCTGCTTTTGTTCTAAAACTTCTATTTGGTGAACTTGCCAACGCTATCTTAGAAGGTTCGAGAGCTTCTTCAGAAAAAATTCAAAAGGCTGGTTTCCAATTTAAGTTTCCGGACTTGAAAGATGCTTTAATAAACCTGCTAAAAACTAAATAACATTAAAAAATAATTTGAACACGCTTTATGCAAAATCCTGATATTACGATTTTAAAAACAGATATTCTATCTGACAACTGGTACACTTTAAATAAAGTTACTTTTACAGTCCGCAAAAAAGACGGAACTACAGAAACCCAAAGCAGAGAAGCTTATGACCGTGGAAACGGAG from Chryseobacterium indologenes encodes the following:
- a CDS encoding TIGR01777 family oxidoreductase, which encodes MKEVVLITGANGLIAKELAKKIGNEFEVRFLTRKKRQANDYEWDLTKGTIDESALVNVSHIIHLAGANISEKRWTAERKKELIASRVDSATLLRNTLRKKEIKLKSFISASGINFYGTLTTEKIYSENDPPGHDFLSEVVVLWERAADHFKEHNLAERIVKIRTAVVLSEKEGALKKMLPPIQYGIGSALGSGEQYMPWIHIEDICSIYEFALKHPTLHGAYNAVSPQHATNSDLTKAIAEVLKKPLFMPNVPAFVLKLLFGELANAILEGSRASSEKIQKAGFQFKFPDLKDALINLLKTK
- the pnuC gene encoding nicotinamide riboside transporter PnuC, translating into MMQEILQQTTWQEWLGVFFSVVQVLLARKNNSNNYLFGIAGILLSLYVMFFAKLYAEFTLNLYYLAMSIYGWLYWKFGKRKTETDISETTSQEKLITTGIVIGTFCLFWFFLTHFTDSDVPVLDSLVSAFAWAGMWLMARRKIENWILLNMSNIIAVPLLIHKGLYLYSILTAFLFIVAISGYMEWRKIIKNRKNAFV
- a CDS encoding HPP family protein, producing the protein MKKTIKRTFRVSKYVIYKETLVDYKEHFWSFLGAFFGIGLIAFIQSRSLAETENIFLIGSFGASSVLIYGAIQSPLAQPRNLVGGHVLSALVGVTVYKIVPDIIWISAPLAVAFSIVLMQYTKTLHPPGGATALIAVSSTGKIPELGYWYVISPVLSGCIILLLVALFFNNITPNRSYPSHSRFMRLLRKKHAHGHKVKK